In the Besnoitia besnoiti strain Bb-Ger1 chromosome XII, whole genome shotgun sequence genome, one interval contains:
- a CDS encoding beta-hydroxyacyl-acyl carrier protein dehydratase (FABZ) (encoded by transcript BESB_024300) — MAGRSVYLWICTLVVGRLADAFTVGPGSRFCVRPAGGSLDVSHECTGHARRGMNVSPLGAKSATSLSSTWRGAKEISGLTESSAVPVFDVEKIRQILPHRFPFLLVDKVLEFEPGKRAVGVKQVTANEDQFNGHFPGRAIMPGVLQVEALAQLAGIVALQPPISDGQGNFFFAGVDGVKWKKPVVPGDTLVMEVELTAWKEKFGIAKATGKAFVDGKPAIEVGEMTFALVR; from the exons ATGGCGGGCCGTAGTGTCTATTTGTGGATTTGCACCCTCGTTGTtggccgcctcgccgacgccttcACTGTTGGCCCGGGTTCAAGATTCTGTGTTCGGCCCGCCGGAGGGAGCCTGGATGTCTCCCACGAATGCACAGGGCACGCTAGACGGGGAATGAATGTTTCACCACTCGGCGCCAAGTCGGccacctctctctcttcaacCTGGCGTGGAGCGAAGGAAATATCAGGGCTTACGGAGAGTTCTGCCGTTCCCGTGTTCGATGTAGAGAAAATCCGCCAGATTCTTCCTCACAGGTTCCCGTTTTTGCTCGTCGACAAAGTCCTCGAGTTCGAGCCAGGGAAGAGAGCCGTGGGTGTCAAGCAGGTAACAGCAAACGAAGATCAGTTCAACGGACACTTCCCAGGTCGAGCAATAATGCCAGGAGTCCTTCAGGTAGAGGCCCTCGCACAGCTGGCTGGCATCgtcgctctgcagcctccAATCAGCGACGGCCAAGGAaacttcttcttcgccggcgtaGACGGCGTTAAATGGAAGAAGCCTGTCGTCCCCG GTGACACGCTGGTCATGGAGGTGGAGCTGACTGCCTGGAAGGAGAAGTTCGGTATTGCTAAAGCCACTGGAAAGGCATTCGTGGACGGCAAGCCTGCTATCGAAGTAGGCGAGATGACTTTTGCGCTTGTACGGTGA
- a CDS encoding putative membrane protein (encoded by transcript BESB_024290), producing MTTQALWPIVINEVERRLKEQYGGPPSNLALQDEKAIETTLTEHLGSDFYDQYRVVQTAVPQDEETAKVKNFILMLKQQFHKLRKLEDVYIRPNWSHFQEISAVSKAMPVGPSYTHVPCRDDASCKKLEHLVNTCNYARKGAMTASGMFNVITHVLNSVMSVLCGCLFVGPVHLCVLKNFPYTCKLPYPVYSSLFMATSQVWEAVKATTSICRVYGDPGFSSVMS from the exons ATGACGACTCAAGCGCTCTGGCCTATAGTCATTAATGAGGTTGAGCGGCGGCTAAAAGAACAATATGGAGGTCC GCCTTCAAACTTAGCTTTGCAGGATGAAAAGGCCATCGAA ACCACGTTGACGGAGCATCTCGGCTCCGACTTTTACGACCAGTACAGGGTTGTACAGACTGCG GTCCCTCAGGACGAGGAAACCGCGAAAGTCAAGAATTTTATCCTGATGCTGAAACAACAGTTTCACAAG CTTCGCAAACTGGAAGACGTCTACATTAGGCCTAACTGGAGCCACTTTCAAGAAATATCTGCAGTATCAAAAGCCATGCCAGTAGGTCCGAGCTACACGC ACGTCCCGTGTAGAGACGATGCTTCATGCAAAAAACTGGAG CATCTCGTCAACACGTGTAACTACGCAAG AAAGGGGGCGATGACAGCCAGCGGCATGTTCAACGTTATCACGCACGTTCTGAACAGCGTCATGTCTGTCCTATGCGGCTGTCTCTTTGTGGGGCCGGTTCACTTATGCGTGCTCAAAAACTTTCCG TACACGTGCAAACTGCCATATCCGGTATACTCTTCTCTCTTCATGGCAACGTCTCAAG TATGGGAAGCGGTAAAGGCGACTACATCAATCTGTCG GGTGTACGGAGACCCCGGCTTCAGCAGTGTCATGTCCTAG